A stretch of Eubalaena glacialis isolate mEubGla1 chromosome 10, mEubGla1.1.hap2.+ XY, whole genome shotgun sequence DNA encodes these proteins:
- the LOC133099369 gene encoding olfactory receptor 6X1: MRNGTAITEFILLGFPGIQGLQIPFFTVIFFIYMLTLAGNGLIIAIVWAEPRLQIPVYFFLCNLSFLEIWYTTTVIPKLLETFVVARTAICTPCCLLQAFFHFFLGTTEFFILTVMSFDRYLAICKPLCYPTIMTSKLCLQLALSSWVAGFTLVFCHVVLLIQLPFCGKNVINHFYCDAGPILRATCADTNILELLGLLATTPVSPGSLVFTMISYIYILSTILQIPSAAGCQKAFSTCASHLTVVSLLYGAVLLMYLRPTAHSFKTNKVLSVLNTILTPLLNLFIYTTRNKEVKGALRKAVACPKTHHPE; encoded by the coding sequence ATGAGAAATGGCACTGCAATCACAGAGTTCATCCTCCTAGGCTTTCCTGGTATCCAAGGACTACAAATCCCTTTCTTTACAGTGATATTTTTCATCTACATGTTAACCCTTGCAGGCAACGGGCTCATTATCGCCATTGTCTGGGCTGAGCCCAGGCTACAAATTCCAGTGTACTTCTTCCTTTGCAACCTGTCCTTCCTGGAGATCTGGTACACCACCACAGTCATCCCCAAACTGCTAGAAACCTTTGTGGTGGCAAGAACAGCTATCTGCACCCCCTGCTGCCTGTTGCAGGCCTTCTTCCACTTCTTCCTCGGCACCACTGAGTTCTTCATCCTCACCGTCATGTCTTTTGACCGTTAcctggccatctgcaagcccctTTGCTACCCCACCATCATGACCAGCAAACTCTGCCTGCAACTGGCCCTCAGCTCCTGGGTGGCGGGCTTCACCCTTGTCTTTTGTCACGTGGTGCTGCTCATCCAGTTGCCATTCTGTGGCAAGAATGTCATCAATCACTTCTACTGTGATGCTGGTCCCATCCTGAGAGCAACCTGTGCAGACACAAACATTTTGGAGCTCCTGGGTCTCTTGGCAACCACCCCGGTGAGCCCAGGGTCACTCGTCTTCACTATGATTTCTTACATCTATATCCTGTCCACCATCCTACAGATTCCTTCAGCCGCTGGCTGCCAGAAGGCTTTCTCTACCTGTGCTTCTCACCTGACCGTTGTCTCTCTGCTCTACGGAGCTGTTTTGCTCATGTATCTGAGACCCACAGCTCACTCCTTTAAGACGAATAAGGTGTTGTCAGTGCTGAATACTATCCTCACACCCCTTCTGAATCTGTTTATTTATACAACTAgaaacaaggaggtgaaaggaGCCCTAAGGAAGGCAGTGGCTTGTCCAAAGACTCATCATCCAGAGTAA